From the Ancylothrix sp. D3o genome, one window contains:
- the lepB gene encoding signal peptidase I — protein sequence MTVDDKNLAPAPFFVRVWQKQKENIQILVVALLLAFLIRTFVAEPRFIPSESMVPTLLVGDRLVVEKVSYHFRPPAPGEIVVFAPPMALQQEGYRKEQVFIKRIIGRAGQTIEVKQGKVYRDGKALTEDYIAQPPNYEMSPATVPSGSLFVMGDNRNYSNDSHIWGFLPEENIVGRAVFRFWPLERFGPVRF from the coding sequence ATGACTGTAGATGATAAAAATTTAGCACCGGCCCCTTTTTTCGTAAGAGTTTGGCAAAAGCAAAAAGAGAATATTCAAATTTTAGTAGTGGCGCTTTTATTGGCGTTTTTAATTCGTACTTTTGTGGCAGAACCGCGTTTTATTCCTTCTGAGTCGATGGTGCCAACTTTGTTAGTGGGGGATAGGTTAGTAGTTGAAAAAGTATCTTATCATTTCCGCCCACCGGCACCAGGCGAAATTGTTGTGTTTGCTCCGCCGATGGCTTTGCAACAAGAAGGGTATAGGAAGGAACAAGTATTTATTAAACGGATTATAGGGCGGGCCGGTCAAACAATAGAAGTTAAGCAGGGGAAAGTTTACCGGGATGGAAAAGCTTTAACGGAAGATTACATCGCCCAACCGCCTAATTATGAGATGTCACCGGCCACTGTTCCGTCTGGATCTTTGTTTGTGATGGGAGATAACCGTAACTATAGCAATGACTCGCATATCTGGGGATTTTTGCCAGAGGAAAATATTGTGGGGCGGGCGGTGTTTCGGTTTTGGCCGCTTGAGCGTTTTGGGCCGGTGCGCTTTTAG
- a CDS encoding DUF1825 family protein translates to MGFFDSEIVQQEAKQLFEDYQALIKLGGSYGKFDREGKKLFIDQMEAMMDRYRIFMKRFELSEDFMAQMTVEQLKTQLGQFGMTPQQMFEQMNFTLERMKAELEKQA, encoded by the coding sequence ATGGGATTTTTTGATTCGGAAATCGTTCAGCAAGAAGCTAAACAGTTATTTGAGGACTATCAAGCCCTAATTAAGTTAGGCGGTAGTTATGGTAAGTTTGACCGCGAAGGCAAAAAGCTTTTCATTGACCAAATGGAGGCGATGATGGATCGCTATCGCATTTTTATGAAACGCTTTGAACTTTCAGAAGATTTTATGGCACAAATGACAGTGGAGCAATTGAAGACTCAGCTAGGTCAGTTTGGCATGACTCCTCAACAAATGTTTGAGCAAATGAATTTTACCCTCGAAAGAATGAAGGCAGAGTTAGAGAAGCAAGCGTGA
- a CDS encoding transglycosylase domain-containing protein, whose product MSTNTIRQERVKNTAPIFGFVQGVSKVTAGTLLGITMLASSVVAGGLVGLAISFRNLPDVRVLRNYVPTETTHIYDINGALLTSIHDEANREVVPLNKISPDLKRAILAIEDSHFYSHHGINPGGVLRAMVANMESGRTVEGGSTLTMQLVKNLFLSPAQKVSRKAAEAVMAIRLEQIFGKEQILELYLNQVYWGHNLYGVETASRSYFNKSASQLNLAESAMMAGLVQAPEEFSPFVDYKTAKQRQAIVLNRMKELKWITPEEADAAKKQPLKIGKITSFPGSKIPYVTNAVVQELSKRFGRDAVLKGGMRIQTTIDTKMQRLAERTVKEAYERLKYQIGNDQMALVAVDPRTHYVKAMVGGVDFEKSQYNRAVQAQRQPGSAFKPFVYYAAFASGKYGPDSIVMDTPVTYPDGDFGYSPRNYGGGFSGAVSIRQALAVSLNIPAVKLGQEIGLNKVIEICRTLGIKSPMQPVISLPLGAVDLTPMEMAGAFATFANNGWHSEPTFIVQVTDSTGQVLLDNTPKPRLVLDPWASASLNSALQGVINQGTATSAAIGRPAAGKTGTTSAERDIWFVGYVPQLSVALWIGNDDYTPLAAGATGGGFVAPVWRDFMVQALQGTPVEYFRPASDFEPPQ is encoded by the coding sequence GCAACTTACCGGATGTGCGTGTATTGCGTAACTATGTGCCCACAGAAACTACCCACATATATGACATCAACGGCGCACTCCTCACGAGTATCCACGATGAGGCAAATCGAGAAGTCGTCCCCCTTAATAAAATTTCTCCTGACCTCAAGCGAGCCATTTTAGCTATTGAAGACAGCCATTTTTACAGCCATCACGGTATTAACCCCGGCGGCGTTTTGCGGGCTATGGTGGCGAATATGGAAAGTGGCCGAACCGTTGAGGGTGGTTCTACGCTGACGATGCAGTTAGTCAAAAACTTGTTTTTGTCTCCCGCCCAAAAAGTTAGCCGAAAAGCTGCTGAGGCGGTTATGGCCATTCGTTTAGAGCAAATTTTTGGCAAAGAGCAAATTTTAGAGTTATATCTCAACCAAGTTTACTGGGGACATAACTTGTATGGAGTGGAAACGGCGTCTCGGAGTTATTTTAATAAGTCAGCTTCGCAGTTAAATTTAGCAGAATCGGCAATGATGGCCGGTTTGGTGCAAGCGCCAGAAGAGTTTAGTCCGTTTGTTGATTATAAAACTGCTAAACAGCGGCAGGCGATTGTCCTTAACCGGATGAAAGAGCTTAAGTGGATTACGCCAGAAGAGGCTGATGCTGCCAAAAAACAACCTCTGAAAATCGGTAAAATTACGTCGTTTCCGGGTAGTAAGATTCCTTATGTCACCAATGCAGTCGTACAGGAATTGAGCAAACGTTTCGGACGGGATGCGGTGCTCAAAGGTGGGATGCGTATTCAAACTACCATTGATACAAAAATGCAGCGCTTGGCTGAAAGAACCGTTAAGGAAGCCTACGAACGCCTGAAATATCAAATTGGTAATGACCAAATGGCTTTAGTGGCCGTTGACCCTCGTACCCATTATGTTAAGGCTATGGTGGGTGGGGTTGATTTTGAGAAAAGTCAATATAACCGGGCTGTACAAGCGCAGCGGCAACCGGGGTCTGCTTTTAAACCGTTTGTTTATTATGCGGCGTTTGCTTCAGGGAAATATGGCCCGGATTCAATTGTGATGGATACGCCGGTGACTTATCCTGATGGAGATTTCGGTTATTCTCCAAGAAACTATGGTGGTGGGTTTTCTGGGGCTGTGTCAATTCGGCAAGCTTTGGCTGTGTCTTTAAATATTCCTGCTGTTAAGTTGGGGCAGGAAATTGGTTTAAATAAGGTGATTGAAATTTGCCGCACTTTGGGGATTAAGAGTCCAATGCAGCCGGTGATTTCTTTGCCGTTGGGTGCGGTTGATTTAACGCCGATGGAAATGGCGGGTGCTTTTGCGACGTTTGCTAATAATGGCTGGCATTCGGAACCTACGTTTATTGTGCAGGTAACAGACAGTACGGGGCAGGTTTTGCTAGATAATACGCCGAAACCGCGTTTGGTGCTTGATCCTTGGGCTTCGGCTTCTCTGAATAGTGCTTTACAGGGGGTTATTAACCAAGGGACGGCTACTTCGGCGGCGATTGGCAGGCCGGCTGCCGGTAAAACAGGTACGACTTCTGCGGAACGCGATATCTGGTTTGTGGGTTATGTACCCCAGTTATCTGTGGCGTTGTGGATAGGCAATGATGATTATACGCCGCTGGCGGCGGGGGCAACGGGTGGGGGTTTTGTGGCGCCGGTTTGGCGTGATTTTATGGTTCAGGCATTGCAAGGCACGCCGGTGGAGTATTTCCGTCCCGCTTCTGATTTTGAGCCTCCCCAATAA